A window of the Macaca nemestrina isolate mMacNem1 chromosome X, mMacNem.hap1, whole genome shotgun sequence genome harbors these coding sequences:
- the LOC139360885 gene encoding uncharacterized protein isoform X1, translating into MFMSSEKRRFQGLTWTSQMPFMVEEISQLQLSLSQRDDPAPPNSPKPKPNANPKQPGFIGDDFDLADSLHDRGNYEPAPPDAPKPKPSPNPKQPDSTGITIRDEI; encoded by the exons ATGTTCATGTCATCTGAGAAGAGGAGATTTCAG GGGCTGACTTGGACTTCGCAGATGCCTTTTATGGTGGAGGAAATC TCACAATTGCAACTCTCATTGTCACAAAGAGATGACCCAGCACCTCCTAATTCACCCAAGCCGAAGCCAAATGCAAACCCTAAGCAACCTGGATTCATTG GGGATGACTTTGACTTAGCAGATTCCTTACATGACAGAGGAAACT ATGAGCCAGCACCACCTGACGCACCCAAACCAAAGCCAAGTCCAAACCCCAAGCAGCCTGATTCCACTG
- the LOC139360885 gene encoding uncharacterized protein isoform X2: MFMSSEKRRFQGLTWTSQMPFMVEEISQLQLSLSQRDDPAPPNSPKPKPNANPKQPGFIGDDFDLADSLHDRGNYEPAPPDAPKPKPSPNPKQPDSTVI, encoded by the exons ATGTTCATGTCATCTGAGAAGAGGAGATTTCAG GGGCTGACTTGGACTTCGCAGATGCCTTTTATGGTGGAGGAAATC TCACAATTGCAACTCTCATTGTCACAAAGAGATGACCCAGCACCTCCTAATTCACCCAAGCCGAAGCCAAATGCAAACCCTAAGCAACCTGGATTCATTG GGGATGACTTTGACTTAGCAGATTCCTTACATGACAGAGGAAACT ATGAGCCAGCACCACCTGACGCACCCAAACCAAAGCCAAGTCCAAACCCCAAGCAGCCTGATTCCACTG
- the LOC139360885 gene encoding glyceraldehyde-3-phosphate dehydrogenase, testis-specific-like isoform X4: MFMSSEKRRFQGLTWTSQMPFMVEEISQLQLSLSQRDDPAPPNSPKPKPNANPKQPGFIDEPAPPDAPKPKPSPNPKQPDSTGITIRDEI, translated from the exons ATGTTCATGTCATCTGAGAAGAGGAGATTTCAG GGGCTGACTTGGACTTCGCAGATGCCTTTTATGGTGGAGGAAATC TCACAATTGCAACTCTCATTGTCACAAAGAGATGACCCAGCACCTCCTAATTCACCCAAGCCGAAGCCAAATGCAAACCCTAAGCAACCTGGATTCATTG ATGAGCCAGCACCACCTGACGCACCCAAACCAAAGCCAAGTCCAAACCCCAAGCAGCCTGATTCCACTG
- the LOC139360885 gene encoding uncharacterized protein isoform X3, translating to MFMSSEKRRFQGLTWTSQMPFMVEEISQLQLSLSQRDDPAPPNSPKPKPNANPKQPGFIGDDFDLADSLHDRGNYEPAPPDAPKPKPSPNPKQPDSTAH from the exons ATGTTCATGTCATCTGAGAAGAGGAGATTTCAG GGGCTGACTTGGACTTCGCAGATGCCTTTTATGGTGGAGGAAATC TCACAATTGCAACTCTCATTGTCACAAAGAGATGACCCAGCACCTCCTAATTCACCCAAGCCGAAGCCAAATGCAAACCCTAAGCAACCTGGATTCATTG GGGATGACTTTGACTTAGCAGATTCCTTACATGACAGAGGAAACT ATGAGCCAGCACCACCTGACGCACCCAAACCAAAGCCAAGTCCAAACCCCAAGCAGCCTGATTCCACTG CTCATTGA